DNA from Nitriliruptor alkaliphilus DSM 45188:
TGCCGCCGTGACCAGCAAGATCCACGGCCATCGCGGTTACAACAGCGACCCGCTGTTCAGCCCGAAGCCCAGGTCGCTTCGCTCCCCGCGGCTAGCCTGCACTCATGAACGAATCGTTGGTCATCTCCGCCGACCGGTACAAGTACTGGCACATCGATTATCGGAACAGGTCCATCCGAATCGTATGCCAGGACGGGCAGGTCCACGAAGAGGAACTCGAGGCCAAGTACCGGCAACACAACTCCCAGGTCGCGACCTCGACGTTCGACTGGGAGAAGTGGTGGATTTGGTCGACCACCACCAGGAACGACCTCATTCTCACCGAAGGGTTCAACCCAGCCTCCCCGCCCACTCTCAACGGTCGATCGTCTGTCTACCTTGACCAGAACCGCTGGCGGATCGTCGCTGACGCCCTCCACGACCCGGCCCGAGTGAAAGACCTCGACGAGCGACGTGCCGCTCAAGATCTCCTCCGACTCGCCAACGATGGCGGCATCGTCCTGCCCCTCTCATCAGGACACCTGCTCGAGACCGCCGGGCTGCACGGCGACCGACGCTACGAGATCGGCGTAGCGATGGCCCACCTAGCCGGCGGGTGGCAAATCCGGAACCCGCTAGATCTGTGGAAGCACGAGGTCGACCTGTCCATCCGAGAGCGTCTGGACCTGATGGAGAACGCACCCGTGCTGCACCCCATCGTCACCGAACCCGGTGCGCTTTTCGGCAGCGACACGTCCCTCGGCATCACCGAGGACACTACGGACCTCGACAAGTTCATGGCGATGTTGACCATGCCGAGCGTCATCCTGGATGTGCTCATCGACCCTGAGCGGATACCGAAGCACCCGTTCACGAAATGGGTTACCCACCACGCGGCGATTACGGCGCAGATCCATGCGGAGCAGCTCCCGAAAGAACAGCGTCGCCGACTCGCACGACGTCGCTACTGGAACGAGAACATCGGCTACTACACCACGGCGTACCGACGGCTGACGAGCTCCACAGGCTCCCCTACGTTCAGCGATCTCGAGTTGGCACGACTGTTCGCCGACTCGCCCATGGTGGGGCTGGTGTCCGAGCTCTTCATCCGCCGATTCCTCGACCACATGGGCAAATGGGAGCGCAACGACCTGGTCGACATGTTCCACCTGTCCAGCGCCGCGGGCTACGCCGACTACGTGTGCGCCGAGACTCACACCGGCACGCAACTCCGAGACGCCCAGCGCGCGCTCGGGCGTCCCGAGACCGTCTTCACGACCCTGAACGACCTGGTCACCGCCGTTCGCAGCGACGGGGCCCGAGCCGATTCCGAGCGAGCCAGTCCCGACTAGCCCGACGTGCGGGTTCGAGCACACTTCTCCTCCACCAGCAGCGGTTCCGGGCCGCGGATCGCCAGTCGGAGCCGTGTCGGCGATGTGCGGCAGACTGGTGGTGGGCCCCCGAGCGGAAGTGGACCGTTGGACGAGCCAGAGTTCGCCAGGCTTCTAGACCTGGGCCACCAGAACGCTCGGATAATGGAGCTTGCTGCGAATCACCGAACGAAGGCCGCGATTGTGGGCGCGGTGGGGTGCGCAGCGTGGGGGCGCCCAGAGCCGCCCGGTCGATAGGGACCCTCCAGCCGCAACGCTGGGGCCAGCCGCAGGCGCCTGACGCTGGGTCTAGGTTCAGCCGAAGTAGGCGTTCGGATAGTCGGACTTGGCCAAGACTTGGATAACTCGAATGACCCTTCCGCACCGGCTCATCACGGACGTGATTGGGCCTTCTGCTTCCGGTCGGTGCATATTGACGTCGACTTCCGGCTCCGTCATCTCGATCTCGTACACGTAAAGTCTGTCACCGCCGTGACGGATCCCTCGTCCGTATGCCCAGTCGAGGGCTTGGTCGCGTGATGTAGTGGCGAAGCACATCTGACGATCGTCCTCCTCACCCTCTATATTGTTGACCACGTCTGTCAGAAGGCAGTCGCCTGGTTCGTACACCCGCCGACTGCCATGGAAGTACGGTCCTGGGGGAACATCGACCGTCGAGTCTCTGTCCAGAGGCTGCTCGCTCGTCAAGTGGATTCCCCTCCCAGGCCAGGTGAGGCATCCCAAAGTATGCCAGCTTACGGCTCAATTGGTGGGATCTGAGCTCGGCCGTCGTTCGCTGAGAAGCTCACGCAGTTCACTAGCGGAGTGGCGCATGTCCCCCGCCGCTACCGCCGCTTCGCTCGGGTGGTCGCCCGCATACTCGACGGCCCCGCGGATACGATTGCAGAGGTCCCTGGCGGTATCCATGGTCTCCGCAGGCACTTCACCCGAGGATCTCAACGCCGCCATGATGCGATTCGCCGCCTGAGTCGCAGCATGGCGATCGGCCTCCTTCGGCGCCCCTTCAACATCGTCCGCTACCCGTTCGATGAGGTCGAGCGCACGTGGGATGGATGGTGGTCGCGTCACGTGACTCCCTGTAGGTGGGTTTCGACAGCGTAGTCATCCCCGACTGGCAGCACTGGTTCGACGGCTGTCCTCCGATGCTCATCACTTGTGTGCCGACGAGTTTCGCGAGTCCGAACGACGTGGATCCCGTGGAGCGCTCGAAGCGGGTCGACGGCCGACGCCGATTGACGAGGTGGGTGCAGTTCTTGGTGGTTTCCGCTCTCCGCGACCCGCGCAGAAACGGGGACTCCGGAGCTCTAGGCGCTACGTACCGGTGCATGACACCCGGTAGTTCGCTCGGGGCAGTGGCCGAGGGCTTCAACGGGGCGGTGTGCCCGGCTCATCACTGCTCACCCACGTGCTCGCTGGACCTGGTCGGTCAGGCGCGGGAGGTCCGTGACGCTCTCGTACCAGACGCGTTCCTCGGACAGGTCGCCCGGCAGAGCATGTGCGAGCAGGCTCCGGAAGCGATGCAGCTCCGCCCACGGAGCCACACCGGTCTCGATGTCGGCAGTGAGCCGGTGCGCGTCGGCGAGGTTCCCGGCCGTGATCCACAGTCGTTCCACGGCGAGCTGTCGGAGTTCATCCTCGCGCCACGCCTCGAGCGAGTCGGGCACAAGCTCGGCGATGCGGCGCAGCGTCGCGAGCAGTTGGTCGAGGTGGTACCGGCTCACAGGGGGCCGGTAGCTCGAGCCGCGGGCGCATCGTCGGTGATGACGTGCACGTAGGCCCCCACCTCGGCCGCCGCCAGCCCCGCGAACTCGAGCACGACGCGGTACCCCGGCTCGGAGCTGCGGACCACGAGCGTGCCGTCATCGCGGAGCCGCGGGGCCTCGAGACCGCTCCGCGCAGCCAGTCCGCGGAGGGCCTGCGCGTGAGCGCGGACCTCGTCGGCGGTCGCCTTCCGGTCGGACGTCGCGGTGTTCACCATGGGCAGCAGCGTACCTCGCGGGTGGTGCTCGACGGCCGTGTGTCGCGACCCCTCGACCGGCGATCCCTTGCCAACATTCTGCCAACATGGATGTTGGCAACAGCGCGACATGGGCTGGAACGCCGGATCACGCGTGGGACGCATCATCGCAGGTCAGGGCAGGTTTCCTGGCGCGGGACGGTATCCGCGGGAACCGGCGGATACGGCGTCTCGGGGTCTGCAAATCCTCCATCACGGGTTCGATTCCCGTCCCCGCCTCCAACCGGAACCGGCCCCTGACCTGCGGGAACGCAGCAGGGGCCGGTCCGCCTCACGGGCTGGTCTCCATCCCGTCCGAGCGCATCCGGTCCGGGCCTACTCGTAGCCGATGCCGTCGTCGTCACGGTCGAGCTGGCTGCCGTACCCGGGATCACCCCGATGGACCGGAGCGGCCCCTGCGACTCGCGCGGCGGCGCGGTTCGCGAAGGGGGTCGTCGCCGCAGCTTGTGCGGTCCTATCGGTCGTCGCTCGGAGGACGGTTCGGTGAGCGAATTGACCCCCTCGGGGTACGCACCCACCGCCGTCAGTTCCTACCGTGGCGCAAGCAGCCGGCCAGCTCGACCCCCCTGTCGTCCAGGACGTGGGCTGCGGAGGCTGAGGGGAAAGAGGTGCTCATCGCCGTGACCTGTGCCGCGGTCCGTACGTGCGGATCCGGCCGGTGCGGGTCAGATGCGCGGGGGACCGGTCTATGAGAGCGGCGAGCGGGGGCCCTGTCCGCCCCGCGCTGCTCCTCATCTTCATCCTGCTGGTGGCGGCCAACCTGCGCGCCGTGCTCGCAGCGGTCGGGCCGGTGCTCCCCGACATCGCATCGGACCTGGACCTGTCGCCCACCGAGCAGGGCATCCTGACGGCGGTGCCGCTGGCGATGTTCGCGCTCTGCTCGCCGCTCGTCCATCCGGTCGCGGCCCGGTTCGGGCGCGAGCGCACCTTGTTGGGGACGCTCCTACTACTGGGTGTCGGGGTAGTGCTGCGTTCGGTGCCGCTGTGGGGCGATGTGCCCCTGTGGGCCGGCACGGCAGCCATCGGTGTCGCTGTGGCTGCCGCCAACGTCCTGCTGCCCGTGCTGGTCCGCGGTGGCTTCGACGAGCGTGGCGCAGTGGTGAGTGGCCAGTACGTGGCCGTCCAGATCGTGGTGGCGGCTACCGCATCGATGCTCGTCGTGCCGCTCATGGTCATGACGGGGTCGTGGCGGCTGGCCGTGGCGGTGTGGGGTGTGCTCGTGCTGGCGGCGCTCTGTGCCTGGCGTCCGCGGCTGATCCGACCGACCGGGTTCGGGGCGGACGGCGAGTGGCTGCCTGAGCCTTCGGTTCGCGTGTGGCGCTCACCGCTGGCCTGGCAGGTGGCCGGGTACTTCGGCCTTCAGTCGGCCTGCTTCTACGTCCTGATGTACTGGCTGCCGAGCGTGGAGCAGGACATGGGTGTCGGCGCGGCGACTGCGGGAGCCCATCTGGCGGTGCTGCTGGTGACCGGTGTCGCCGCGACACTCGTGGTGCCGCCGTTGCTCGCCAACCGACGGGATCATCGACTCGTCGCGGCCGCAGCACCCGTCATCCTGCTCGTTGCGATCTCGGGCCTGGCGGTGGCGCCGAGTCTCGCGGTCGTCTGGGCGGGGATCGCCGGGTTCGCGCTGAGCGCTTCGCTGGTGATCTCTCTCGCCCTGATCAACGACAGGACCAGCCGGTCGCACGTCACCAGCAGACTGTCGTCGATGGTCCAGGGAACGGCTTACACCGGAGTGGTCCTCCTCCTGATCGCCGCCGGCCTCGTGCGAGAGTTCGTCGGGCCCGGCTCTCACGTGCTCGGCCTGGTGGCCCTCGCCTCCGTGGCGACGATCCTCCTCGCGCCGTGGGTGGGGCGCGACCGCACCCTCGACGCGGCCGTCACCCGTTCATGACGCGGATCCAGACGATCGGTCGAGCTGACCGGGGAGCCGCGGTTGTACCCGGCTGAGTACTCGTCAGAGTGGGCCTCGTCCGCTTCAGTGTTGCAGAGCATCCCACTGCGAAAGGGACCCGTTCCATGGATCGTACGACCCGTCGTCCCCCCGCTGATCTGATCGTCCCCCGCAGGACTACCGGCGAGCTGAACGCACCATGAACCAGTCACCCCCCAACCGGTCGGTCACCGTCGCCATAGAACCCTACGACCGTCACCTGCCCCTCATCGAACGACCGTAGTCCACGGATTCAGGGACCACGCTGGACTTCAGGCTCGTCGGACAGCTAGCCCACCACCGGGACGGAGACGACCGTCACAGGCGATTCCTCCACGGGAGAGAGTTCGACATCGCCGAATTCTCGCTGTCGAGCTACTTCCTGTACCGGCAGACGCGCGACGACATCACAGCGTTGCCCGTCTTCCCCCGCAGGATGGCCAGCTTCTCCCACGTCTGGGTGCGACGA
Protein-coding regions in this window:
- a CDS encoding MFS transporter gives rise to the protein MRAASGGPVRPALLLIFILLVAANLRAVLAAVGPVLPDIASDLDLSPTEQGILTAVPLAMFALCSPLVHPVAARFGRERTLLGTLLLLGVGVVLRSVPLWGDVPLWAGTAAIGVAVAAANVLLPVLVRGGFDERGAVVSGQYVAVQIVVAATASMLVVPLMVMTGSWRLAVAVWGVLVLAALCAWRPRLIRPTGFGADGEWLPEPSVRVWRSPLAWQVAGYFGLQSACFYVLMYWLPSVEQDMGVGAATAGAHLAVLLVTGVAATLVVPPLLANRRDHRLVAAAAPVILLVAISGLAVAPSLAVVWAGIAGFALSASLVISLALINDRTSRSHVTSRLSSMVQGTAYTGVVLLLIAAGLVREFVGPGSHVLGLVALASVATILLAPWVGRDRTLDAAVTRS